One Maniola hyperantus chromosome Z, iAphHyp1.2, whole genome shotgun sequence DNA window includes the following coding sequences:
- the LOC117995310 gene encoding uncharacterized protein: MASCCPCGPGSSAKSNLPLICLVPRDGGPDNSPKPQPTPATNRATDQFQLLDEDYIKKHFKLPERALYLDPFRRPLITFPMAQDDVKNFNLARKYKINQQILDGFLDPSAAISAPSVFPYSKSEADKRKEAEEDEEIIYILQLPDWEFQCPVHNQTIRTPRFIWHSCKKSKGHKGAEQKRGGGPLQKPKPWLLSRHTDFDLLSQW, encoded by the exons ATGGCAAG TTGCTGTCCGTGCGGCCCCGGCAGCTCAGCGAAGTCAAACCTGCCTCTCATCTGCCTCGTCCCTCGTGATGGGGGACCCGACAACAGTCCTAAACCTCAGCCAACACCAGCCACAAACAGAGCGACAGACCAGTTCCAGCTTCTCGATGAGGACTACATCAAGAAACATTTCAAATTGCCAGAACGGGCCCTATACCTGGACCCTTTTAG GCGACCCCTCATAACGTTTCCAATGGCCCAAGATGATGTTAAGAACTTTAACCTGGCGAGAAAGTACAAGATTAACCAACAAATTTTGGACGGATTCCTAGACCCAAGCGCAGCGATTTCTGCACCCAGTGTTTtc CCATACTCAAAATCCGAAGCAGATAAACGAAAAGAGGCAGAGGAAGACGAGGAAATCATTTATATCTTGCAGCTTCCCGATTGGGAGTTCCAGTGCCCCGTACACAATCAGACCATTAGAACCCCAAG atttataTGGCATTCGTGTAAGAAGAGCAAAGGGCATAAGGGCGCCGAACAGAAGCGTGGAGGGGGACCACTACAGAAACCTAAGCCATGGTTGCTAAGCAGACACACAGATTTCGATTTGCTGTCTCAATGGTAG
- the LOC117995657 gene encoding uncharacterized protein — MNNIDLAKLAKVPIAKPGFDTLAMSAPVLVQMNTDGKWESSKPCNLDEKRLKAIVQHLVNSNAVSAAQSYCGQCASENQKGGKSNYVPVIMMPIQPADQCPFDLECEVQKMKETEEKKPPKKISARAEEKDSSKGVTQKKIRKRQFVVQRLTDFDLLSQW, encoded by the exons atgaacaACATAGATTTAGCTAAACTTGCAAAAGT ACCTATTGCAAAACCTGGGTTTGATACCCTAGCGATGTCAGCGCCTGTATTAGTTCAAATGAATACAGATGGCAAATGGGAAAGCTCTAAACCTTGTAACTTAGACGAAAAGCGGCTTAAGGCCATAGTTCAACATTTAGTGAATTCGAATGCCGTATCTGCAGCACAAAGTTACTGCGGCCAGTGTGCCTCTGAAAATCAG AAAGGAGGCAAATCAAACTATGTACCAGTCATCATGATGCCAATACAACCTGCAGATCAATGCCCTTTTGATTTGGAATGTGAAGTCCAAAAAATGAAGGAAACCGAAGAAAAGAAACCTCCAAAAAAGATCTCTGCCCGAGCAGAAGAAAAAGATTCTAGCAAAGGTGTGACTCAGAAGAAAATAAGGAAGCGGCAGTTTGTAGTGCAACGTCttacagattttgatttattgtcaCAGTGGTGA